The genomic segment TTTTTCTCCCGTTTCTGTTATAGTCGTATTGGTTATAGTCCCATAATATCCTATAGCCGAGGAAATAAATAATCTCTTTGATTTATCGTTCAAATGGGCTATACTTTCTGCGATAAATTTTGTAGTTATTACACGACTTTCCATTAAAACCTGTTTTCGCTTTTTTGTCCAGAAAGCATCAGCAATATTAGCACCACTTAAATGAATAAAAATATCCATATCTTTAATTAAGTTCAAATCTATAACCCTTTTATAAGGATCCCAAAATATCTCTCTTTCTTGTGAGGGCATCTCACGAACTAACTTATAACATAGAAAACCTTGATTACAAAGATGGGAGTATAGATGTTTCCCTACAAAACCTGAAGCACCGGATAGAAGTATTTTCATAGGTTATACCTTGTCTAAATTGATTGACATCTAACAGTTTATTATTTTACAATTATTAAATACAATGTTAAATAATAAATAATATAGTAAATCCTTCAGGAGTGATATTTCCATGTCAATAAATAAGGAATTAGATTTAGAACAACCTATACAAGATTTAAGACATGAGACTTTATTAAATATCGTAAGAACTGTAGCAGTATTATCAATTAAAGGAGAAGCATTTTTTCGCAAATATGGCTTAACAGATGCACAATTTAATGTTCTTTTTGCTCTCAAATATAAAAAGAGAAAATGGACACAATCAGATTTAGGTCGGCGTTTGGTTGTAACACGCGCCAGTATTACTTCAATTCTTGATAAGTTAGAGGCAAAAGGCTTGGTATTAAGAAATTCTGTAGAAGGAAATAGAAGAATACGGCATGTAGAACTTACTCCCGAAGGTTTAAACCTTGTTCGGAAAATGGAACCGATTTATAGGCGCAATATACATCGGATTTTTTCTTGCTTTTCTGATAAGGAATGTAATGAGATTATTAAATATATGGAAATTATCCGTGAGAGATTGATGACCGTTCCCTATTCAACAAAAGATAACATTTAACATTTTTAAGAAGAAAAATAAACAAACCAAGGTCTGAAAATTCTATGGCTATCCCCATAAAAAATATACGAGAAGAGGAAAAATTTAATTTATTAGGATTTTATTCATTACTTGCAACACAATTTCAAGGTGCATTTAGTGACAATGTATATAAACTAATAATTATCTTAAGTGTCCCCTTATTTCTTCCGCAAGACTCAGCATGGCATCGCTTTGTTACTCCTGTATGTACTGTATTGTTCAATTTACCATGGTTGCTTTTCCCTGCGTTAGCAGGTTCATTAGCAGACCGTTACTCAAAACAAAGAGTAACAGTATGGACAAAAGTATGGGAATTAGGTGTTATGCTGATGGGAGCCTTCTCTGTTTTTTTGAGGAGTTATCATTTATTATTATTTACTCTATTCCTTATGGCAATGCAAAGTGCTTTTTTTAGCCCTGCAAAATACGGGATTTTACCCGAAATCTTACCAGAGACCCGCTTATCATGGGGAAATGGCTTATTAAATTTATGGACATTCCTTGCCATTATTTTCGGAAATGCTGTGGGTGGATGGATGATAGAGGTGTTTAAAAACAATTTATATTTAGCCATGTTTTCAATGATAGGATTATCGTCTATGGGATTGCTTACCTCCCTATTGGTAACCTATGCACCTCCTGTTGAACCTACAAGAAAAATAGAAATCAATCCTTTTGCCGGTCTTTCAGGTTATTTCAAGATATTCTTTAAAGATAAGCAATTATTGCTTGCTATGTTAGGAATTACATATTTCTGGTTTGCGGGTGCCCTTCTTATGCAAAATATTGTAGAATACGGAAAAGTGGAGTTAAATAATGCAGGAGCGATAGGAACATTATTAGCATTAATAGCTATTGGTATTGCCTTAGGAAGTACTGCAGCAGGTTATTTTTCAAGAGGAAAAATTGAAACAGGATTGGTAGTAATTGGCAGCATCATTATGATATTCCTTTCTTTCTTATTATCAATTCCTGGACTTAGTTTGATTAAAATAACCATTTTAATGTTTGTTTTGGGATTTGGAGCAGGTTTATTTGATGTCCCAATGGCTTGTTTACTTCAACGACAAAGCCCGAATCAAGTTCGAGGCGCCATGATTGCTACAAGCAATTTGGTTACCTTTGGCGGAATGACTATTTCCGCAGCTTTGTTTATGTTGTTATTTAGTATCCTTAACTGTCCACCTCGATTTATATTTTTTGTTGCGGGAATACTTTCAATAGTTGTTTTAACTGTAATGATAAGGATAGAAAAAAATATGATACTACGCGCTATTCTCTGGATTTTAGACAGCACACTTTATAGGGTATTTGTCTCAAACAGAAACAGATTACCCGAAAAAGGTGGTGCCTTAATTGTATCAAATCATGTGTCTTTTGTAGATGTAATGGTCCTTTTTTATAGTTTTGACCGAAAGATTGTTTTTGTAGTTGGTGAAGATGTATTAAAAGTTCGATGGATGCGTTGGGTATCCAAGTTTTTAAATCTTATCTTAGTTCCCAATAATGCCACTATAAAAGATATTGAGGAAATAATCGTTAAGATACGGCAACAACTTGTTTTGGGTAATTGGGTGTGTGTCCCATGGGAGAAAAAATTCCATTCTTCTGGACCAGAAATGCCCTGGTATAAAGATTATAAGATACTTACACAAAACTTAGATGTTCCTATTATCCCTGTGTATATGGACCGCATAACGGAGGTTGTTTATAGGATAAGAGAAGGGAAAATAAAATGGGTATTGCCTGAAAAATGGCGCTATCCGATTTATGTCGAAATAGGGGAACCTGTCACAGAAACGAAAAATGGATATGAAATAAGAGAAAAAATACAGTTATTAAGTTCGGAATTATATAGAAGAAGACCCTACCCTTATAACTCTGAGTTACATCGTGCTTTTATTCATTGTGCAAGAAGAAATCCCTTCCATTTCTGTATGGCGGATGCACTAACAGGACATATCAGTTATTTTAAAGCATATATGGGTGCTTTGATATTAGGTAGAAAATTTAAAAAGATATTGGGCAATGAAAAAATGGTAGGTATTCTTGTTCCACCAACAATTGGAGGTGCTATTGTCAATATATCTCTACAAATTATGGGAAAAGTACCTGTAAACCTGAACTATACACAAAGTTCTGAAATTATAGCATCTTGTGTAAAGGCATGTGGGATTAAACATGTCCTAACTTCCCGAAAATTCTTAGAGCGTGTTAATATCAATGTGCCAGAAACAGCTGTTTATCTCGAAGATATCCGCGAAACTGTGACAACATGGGATAAAATTTGGGGTATATTAAGTGCTATATTTATGCCTATATATATGATTGAAAAATATTTCAGTGCGGACTCCCATAAAGAAGAAGACCTCGCGACTATTATTTTTTCAAGCGGAAGTGAAGGAAATCCCAAAGGCGTTATGCTCACTAAAAGAAACATTATGAGTCAGTCAGAATGCATAAAACGAGTAATCTGGCATGATAAAAATACCTGCGTTCTGGGATTTTTACCTTTCTTCCATTCATTCGGATTTACTGTAACTATCTGGTTACAACTTGCAAATGGTGTTCGTTGTGTATATCACCCCAATCCTCTTGAACCTAAGATAATCGGTGGACTTGCTCAAAAGTATCAAGCTCATATGTTATTAGCAACAAGTACATTTCTTCAGGGTTTTATTCGAAAATGCACCCCCGAAGAATTTAAAACTCTGCAAATTGTTATAGTAGGAGCCGAAAAATTACCAGACAGAATAAGAAAAGGATTTTATGAAAAATTTGGAATAGAACCCTTTGAGGGATATGGAGCAACAGAATGTTCACCTTTGGTTTCGACAAATTTACCAGATTTTGAAACACCTGGTTTTTTCAATCAATTTAATAAAGTAGGAACTATTGGAAAACCATTACCGGGTGTATCTGTAAGAATTACAA from the Candidatus Hydrogenedens sp. genome contains:
- a CDS encoding NAD-dependent epimerase/dehydratase family protein — its product is MKILLSGASGFVGKHLYSHLCNQGFLCYKLVREMPSQEREIFWDPYKRVIDLNLIKDMDIFIHLSGANIADAFWTKKRKQVLMESRVITTKFIAESIAHLNDKSKRLFISSAIGYYGTITNTTITETGEK
- a CDS encoding MarR family transcriptional regulator encodes the protein MSINKELDLEQPIQDLRHETLLNIVRTVAVLSIKGEAFFRKYGLTDAQFNVLFALKYKKRKWTQSDLGRRLVVTRASITSILDKLEAKGLVLRNSVEGNRRIRHVELTPEGLNLVRKMEPIYRRNIHRIFSCFSDKECNEIIKYMEIIRERLMTVPYSTKDNI
- a CDS encoding MFS transporter, whose translation is MAIPIKNIREEEKFNLLGFYSLLATQFQGAFSDNVYKLIIILSVPLFLPQDSAWHRFVTPVCTVLFNLPWLLFPALAGSLADRYSKQRVTVWTKVWELGVMLMGAFSVFLRSYHLLLFTLFLMAMQSAFFSPAKYGILPEILPETRLSWGNGLLNLWTFLAIIFGNAVGGWMIEVFKNNLYLAMFSMIGLSSMGLLTSLLVTYAPPVEPTRKIEINPFAGLSGYFKIFFKDKQLLLAMLGITYFWFAGALLMQNIVEYGKVELNNAGAIGTLLALIAIGIALGSTAAGYFSRGKIETGLVVIGSIIMIFLSFLLSIPGLSLIKITILMFVLGFGAGLFDVPMACLLQRQSPNQVRGAMIATSNLVTFGGMTISAALFMLLFSILNCPPRFIFFVAGILSIVVLTVMIRIEKNMILRAILWILDSTLYRVFVSNRNRLPEKGGALIVSNHVSFVDVMVLFYSFDRKIVFVVGEDVLKVRWMRWVSKFLNLILVPNNATIKDIEEIIVKIRQQLVLGNWVCVPWEKKFHSSGPEMPWYKDYKILTQNLDVPIIPVYMDRITEVVYRIREGKIKWVLPEKWRYPIYVEIGEPVTETKNGYEIREKIQLLSSELYRRRPYPYNSELHRAFIHCARRNPFHFCMADALTGHISYFKAYMGALILGRKFKKILGNEKMVGILVPPTIGGAIVNISLQIMGKVPVNLNYTQSSEIIASCVKACGIKHVLTSRKFLERVNINVPETAVYLEDIRETVTTWDKIWGILSAIFMPIYMIEKYFSADSHKEEDLATIIFSSGSEGNPKGVMLTKRNIMSQSECIKRVIWHDKNTCVLGFLPFFHSFGFTVTIWLQLANGVRCVYHPNPLEPKIIGGLAQKYQAHMLLATSTFLQGFIRKCTPEEFKTLQIVIVGAEKLPDRIRKGFYEKFGIEPFEGYGATECSPLVSTNLPDFETPGFFNQFNKVGTIGKPLPGVSVRITNPDTGEILPIGEEGMLEVTGPNIMAGYLNMPEKTEQVLRGEWYRTGDIAKIDEDGYITITDRLARFSKIAGEMISHTRVEEVLHDLLGLTELSLAVTGIPDEQKGERIVVLHTLEQEQINKLIELIDKSELPNLWRPRPNAFYKVESIPVLGTGKLDIRAVKKLALEMDKKNI